GCCGTAGCGACGGCTACGGCGCGTCGTTCCGCCTTGCCCCGCGGGCGCATCACGCGCCTCGGTGCACACGGGACTTCCGCGCCGGCACACTAGGGGTCGAGACGGAGGAATGCGCCCGGGCGGCGGGCCAGGGGACGCTGGCTGTCGGACTGGGGAAGAGTGGGGCGGGAAAAAAAGTGCATCCCGCGCGCTAGACGTTATCGCATCTCCGCCATCAGGGCGTCCAGCGCGTCTGAGCCCGGACAGAGCCGGGCGAACGGTACGTCCACCAGCGGCTCGGACACGGTGCCGTTGTCCGCGTGCATGTCGTACCCGGCGCCCTCCTCCAGGTAAAGCAGGCCGACGGGGACCTCGCCCGCTTCCTGCACCGCCCGGATGTGCGCGTACGCGGCATCTCGATCGGTGGGGTCGTAGTCGTCTGCCAGGCCCTGGAACCGAACCGTGGAGCCGTCGTGCAGGCGCACGCTGGTCGCGCCCGGCTGGTCGAGGTCGGCCTCGATCTCCGTGCGGAGCGGCACGAAATCGAACGGGGCCAGCTCCTCCAGGTGCTGCCGCGTGTGCATGTAGCTCTTCGTCGACCCAACGTGGTCGTTGAAGGTGACGCACGGGCTGATCACGTCCACGAACGCGAAGCCCTTGTGCGCCAGCCCGGCCTTCAGGATCGGCACGAGATGCTCCTTGTCGCCCGAAAACGAGCGCGCCACGAAGGTCGCGCCCAGGGTCAGGGCGAGCAGCGCCGATTCGATCGGGCGTTGGCGGTTGACCTCTCCCCGCTTGGCCTTCGTTCCCACGTCCGCCGACGCCGAGAACTGCCCCTTCGTGAGCCCGTAGACGCCGTTGTTCTCCATGACGTACAGCATGTCCACGTTACGCCGGATAACATGGCAGAACTGCCCCAGGCCGATCGAGAGC
This DNA window, taken from Gemmatimonadota bacterium, encodes the following:
- a CDS encoding 2-oxoacid:ferredoxin oxidoreductase subunit beta, yielding MTSIAKPGVRHPGLERNALGLTRRDYEGSMSTLCAGCGHDSVTAALIQAFFELDVVPHRLAKVSGIGCSSKTPTYFVSQAHGFNAVHGRMPAIASGANAANRALLYVGISGDGDSLSIGLGQFCHVIRRNVDMLYVMENNGVYGLTKGQFSASADVGTKAKRGEVNRQRPIESALLALTLGATFVARSFSGDKEHLVPILKAGLAHKGFAFVDVISPCVTFNDHVGSTKSYMHTRQHLEELAPFDFVPLRTEIEADLDQPGATSVRLHDGSTVRFQGLADDYDPTDRDAAYAHIRAVQEAGEVPVGLLYLEEGAGYDMHADNGTVSEPLVDVPFARLCPGSDALDALMAEMR